The Bombus fervidus isolate BK054 chromosome 3, iyBomFerv1, whole genome shotgun sequence genome includes a window with the following:
- the Mettl14 gene encoding methyltransferase like 14 → MLQTLRERSQKRKKLLAQTLGVSSVDELRQILGTDVDDTQKKKLKSVSEKSENGVKDLKGETAPTDEIVYKDSSTFLKGTQSSNPHNDYCQHFIDTGQRPQNFIRDVGLADRFEEYPKLRELIKLKDDLIAETATPPMYLKTDLLTYNLKELNCKFDVILIEPPLEEYQRTCGATNVQLWNWDQIMELDIGEVAANRSFVFLWCGSSDGLDMGRFCLRKWGFRRCEDICWIRTNINNPGHSKNLDSKAVLQRTKEHCLMGIKGTVRRSTDGDFIHANVDIDLIISEEPEYGSIEKPVEIFHIIEHFCLGRRRLHLFGRDSTIRPGWLTVGPELTNTNFNADLYTSYFANGQITTGCTERIEALRPKSPPPKGKVAGRGRGGFTRGRGRGR, encoded by the exons ATGCTTCAGACGCTACGCGAACGTTCGCAAAAACGCAAGAAGTTGCTCGCTCAAACG TTAGGTGTTTCGAGTGTAGACGAGTTACGGCAAATTCTTGGAACGGATGTGGACGATACGcagaagaaaaaattgaaatcggTATCAGAGAAATCGGAGAACGGAGTGAAAGATTTAAAAGGTGAGACAGCTCCGACCGACGAAATCGTTTACAAAGACTCGTCGACGTTTCTAAAG ggAACGCAATCGTCGAATCCGCATAATGACTACTGTCAACATTTCATCGACACGGGTCAACGACCTCAAAATTTCATTAGGGACGTGGGTCTGGCAGACAGATTCGAGGAATACCCGAAACTGCGGGAGTTGATCAAGTTGAAAGACGATTTAATTGCCGAAACCGCAACACCACCCATGTACCTAAAAACCGACCTGCTTACGTACAATTTGAAGGAACTGAATTGCAAGTTCGATGTAATTTTGATCGAACCTCCTTTGGAGGAATACCAACGCACCTGCGGTGCTACAAACGTGCAACTTTGGAATTGGGATCAG ATAATGGAATTGGATATCGGCGAGGTAGCGGCCAATCGGAGCTTCGTGTTCCTGTGGTGCGGTAGTAGCGATGGACTAGATATGGGACGTTTCTGTCTTCGGAAATGGGGTTTTAGACGATGCGAAGACATATGCTGGATTCGCACCAACATTAATAACCCGGGGCACAGTAAAAACCTGGACAGCAAGGCCGTACTTCAGAGAACCAAAGAGCACTGCCTAATGGGTATCAAGGGGACCGTCAGACGATCCACTGATGGAGATTTCATTCATGCAAACGTCGATATTGATTTGATCATTTCGGAGGAGCCCGAATATGGTTCTATAGAAAAGCCTGTcgagatttttcatataatcgAACACTTCTGTCTCGGCAGACGACG ACTGCATTTGTTTGGTCGAGACAGTACTATTCGACCAGGGTGGCTTACTGTAGGCCCTGAGCTAACCAACACGAATTTCAACGCAGACCTCTATACCAGTTACTTTGCCAACGGTCAAATCACCACTGGTTGTACAGAACGTATCGAAGCTCTCAGACCAAAGTCTCCACCGCCAAAGGGAAAAGTGGCTGGTCGAGGTAGAGGCGGTTTTACTCGGGGACGTGGTAGAGGAAGGTAA